Part of the Propionimicrobium sp. PCR01-08-3 genome, GCAGGTGACGTCGTCCGCCTTGCGCTCGGCCAGGAATTCGACGCATCCGCTCAGCGATCCGCCGGTGGCGAGCATCGGGTCGAGGACGAAGCATTGGCGTCCGGAAAGATCGTGGGGCAGCCGTTCGGCGTAGGTGAACGGCTTGAGGGTTTCTTCATCGCGGACCATGCCGACGAAGCCGACTTCGGCGGTCGGCATCAGCCGGGTCATGCCACCCAGCATCCCGAGACCTGCCCGCAAGATCGGCACGACAAGGGGTTTCGGGTCCTGGAGAGCGACTCCCTCGGCCTGTGAGACGGGGGTCTGGATAGTAATCGGACGCACCCGGACGCCGCGGGTCGCCTCATAGGCCAACAGCGTGACCAGCTCGTCCACGAGATCGCGGAAGGTCGGGCTCTTGGTGTTGATATCGCGCAAACAAGTCAGCTTATGGGCCACCAGCGGGTGGTCGAGTACCTTAAGATCCACGGCACTTACCTTGGCACAGCTCCAAGAGAAGTCATAGACGGGGTGGCAAAGTGACCCCTGACTTTCGATGCGCGGTTGCATCTGCCACCATGGGTGATGTACGCCCAGGTGAGGAGCCAGAATATGAGCGCTGATGACGAGCAGTTCGTAGATGCTGAATCCGTTGATACCGATGATCTGGGCGAAGAATTCGACGACCACGATGCCGATCTCGACGGCGGCATCGTGCCCGATGACTACGACGAACTCGATGACGAAGAGGACGACGGCGATTTCGATGACGATGATGACGATTACGACGATGACTATGAAGACGCCACCGAAGATGAGGTCGACTTCGTCGTCGCGCTCTATCGTGAGGACGGTGTGGCGGTAGCCACCGAGTTGTCATGGACGCTGGCCAACGATCTGGACGAACTATGCGATCAACTGCGCAGATTGCCCGGCGATGCCGGCGCGCTGGGGCTGGTCTCGGTCGCGGGACAGTTCTTCGTGCTGTGCCGGGTGCGCGGACGCACGGTTCAGGTGTTGCTGAGTGATTCGATCGAGTCCAACGATTGGCCGATCGCGCGCGATGTGATCGACTACCTCGGCATGGAGGTGCCTGACCCGGACGA contains:
- the upp gene encoding uracil phosphoribosyltransferase, whose translation is MDLKVLDHPLVAHKLTCLRDINTKSPTFRDLVDELVTLLAYEATRGVRVRPITIQTPVSQAEGVALQDPKPLVVPILRAGLGMLGGMTRLMPTAEVGFVGMVRDEETLKPFTYAERLPHDLSGRQCFVLDPMLATGGSLSGCVEFLAERKADDVTCICLLAAPEGVEKFRQLVDKLSIKTTLVVAAVDEKLNEHGYIVPGLGDAGDRLYGIVD
- a CDS encoding tRNA adenosine deaminase-associated protein, yielding MSADDEQFVDAESVDTDDLGEEFDDHDADLDGGIVPDDYDELDDEEDDGDFDDDDDDYDDDYEDATEDEVDFVVALYREDGVAVATELSWTLANDLDELCDQLRRLPGDAGALGLVSVAGQFFVLCRVRGRTVQVLLSDSIESNDWPIARDVIDYLGMEVPDPDDDSDAVGDFDMLADQGVSEFDMEQIASDPDEDSDQLVRQIVDLMRVREAFEQAVN